Proteins co-encoded in one Podarcis muralis chromosome 12, rPodMur119.hap1.1, whole genome shotgun sequence genomic window:
- the LOC114607233 gene encoding mycocerosic acid synthase-like produces MACENEIAIVGIGCNFPGGEGIDSFWKVLENGRNCTTEIPPERFNIREWYDPGDDKPGKIRTTRAALLDELNAFDNKLFGISNEEAERMDPQQKLLMECTYRALEDAGVTPENISGTKTGVFVGLMNRDYESITSRAVAEINHYDATGAAMSTAAHRISYSFNLTGPSIAIDTACSSFLSALDLGYKAIKQGDCESAICGGVNCIIEPWKFVSLSKANLLSPDGISKPFSKDAGGYGRGEGCGVLLLKPLVKAQEEFNKIWGIISITAINQNGSSVAPGMRSSQAAQEKLLLNIYPTYIDPSAVQYIETNGLGIPNEDATEAESLGNVIGRKRPPDLPPLKIGSVKGNIGHTESAAGAAGLIKVLLMMHHGKIVPSLHFSESTSSINTGKLNLSIPTTVEKWEEPGEYGRVAGINCFGFGGTNAHVVVRQFKQTQVISPVRRPVELFVISAALRSSLKRAIEDTARYLNTSESATLPNLAYTSACRRSHINYKYRKAFVASSLQHLQQQLNSTEMETVSRKKPAELIFVFSGNGLHFKGICRILLKSEPVFRDKCIEIKQLFQQLSPTGILNLTESGHNDLPRPEVAQPLLFTLQVALVTLLQHWGVKPIAAVGHSVGEVAAAHCAGLISLEDAVKVIYHRSRLQAKVTGGRMLVVDNIPVAEVSAALGAYSGKVCVAAFNSPLSCTLSGDEASIHAIHKDLAEHFSKRNIFLHTLDGPAAYHSHMIEPVLTELSESLSELKKGKPEIELISTATGKAISDGDFVTGTYWARQVRDPVSFAEAIMTSVKGKDNVAFVEIGPQRALQRYIVETLGTQTRVFNSLQTDREYVTLLNLVKDLFELGLNVNWQHFYEGYQSVPSAYPRYHFDHQKLMLHQKANSRAVSSSHSLICSTNKDNSEFICSISEALKPHLYEHKNYCAALIPVAVLVELALAAVMTSSRPKVPLSYCQMNIFFPAPCVLNENLHALKIKVEPQQTVSKFRIQSGSANTVYASGQVRKNPETSIEEKKISLKDIFQRCRSVVSEDEVYETLAQSGSNYDATFRQLSNVFYCEDLKEAVTTVTVKRQTVEEMYEYYIHPVLLDCFLQMVGILAAVTSNNKVVLPSGISSLAVARSLEEEMIIYLKTTKSTDNFLEFCGCFTDKQGSVLVELRCVRINLVQEIPRKENELLFENQWKEITSDQAMHNLPKAPRVVVFADKFGISQQLKNYLHSESRFVAYQEWEKLLAAKRTDTYAQSKINMELQGYDDVLFMWGIQKLNENLPEKVVKHSVRCCEAFRQVVTALKEKKSHCSITVITYRTSERKVDHINTGFGLYGMARTCMVEVPEITFQIIDISSTNAIDISALADVLVKYKAQDYPEVWIDEGRIYSSEIRRTQIEPTAFNTPSHPLQNSDFCILYTGDPYCMNDLSVKVANSRTQLGNHSVEVQLEKISIHSEDYFPVSVSSCKFGKTLYWNSDTIDKHKLLALDFTGTVTAIGSEVKKVKVGDHIASCYPVSAASRINIPETVCFSTQKFPCFRNIPCTSFFWVAREIFHQMLPVPKHNEILGIVCTEPESVLCKVLTFSAQELGWKIIVTNHTTGLWQRVNQCNALIFLPPLNGLFKEGLSCLFHLRDVVLVYGNEQPECLRYLAGSDHENIHIHTVSLIRIFQKAYLIRSQKEMYCWLKSLNMKQLKDIAYFIFQQAGKDLRPEVAASYFNCKNVPVAVLKSDGEDSKISDIPETETDRRMFKQNAVYIVADEFTRLGLETVKFVAQNGGRCIVLLSQRNPSTEEQKEINALQDHCEGSRIVNLQSNIVCSSEVEKAIKSISKFFPNSPVKGVFHSAMALHDGLLETLNVSNFEEVLNPKVAGVINLHRATQGRELDHFVCYSSISSFLGNATQSNYAAANSFLDLFCHYRRNSGLPAQSINWGALNLGALQDQQHYQNYRLQTKGIEDLQVNEIHEYLKRSLILDQPQQAVLKLNFQTLADHVLSQNLSLKSRFYELVSEETGSNPELAGEAGFKNYSLNEPVDYAIALLKSLAKTIPVDLSMHTPLSSLGVDSTLAFTLQNRIFTERRVEIPLTKLLDPQSTVSTLILYLKENSDTTDSHGAEGTDVGSWL; encoded by the exons atggcGTGTGAGAATGAAATAGCTATTGTGGGTATAGGATGCAACTTTCCTGGAG GTGAAGGAATTGACAGTTTCTGGAAAGTGTTAGAGAATGGCAGAAACTGCACTACAGAAATACCTCCAGAAAGATTTAATATTAGAGAGTGGTATGATCCAGGTGACGACAAACCAGGTAAAATACGTACAACTCGTGCTGCTCTTCTTGATGA atTGAATGCATTTGATAACAAGCTGTTTGGCATCAGCAATGAGGAAGCTGAGCGTATGGATCCTCAGCAAAAGTTACTCATGGAATGTACCTACAGAGCGCTGGAAGATGCAGGAGTCACTCCTGAAAACATTAGTGGTACCAAAACAGGGGTTTTTGTTG GCCTGATGAATCGAGACTATGAATCTATAACCAGCAGGGCAGTTGCTGAAATAAACCATTATGATGCCACAGGGGCAGCAATGAGTACAGCTGCTCATCGGATTTCATACAGTTTTAATTTGACTGGACCATCAATTGCCATTGATACAGCTTGTTCatcttttctttctgctttggaTCTTGGTTACAAAGCCATTAAACAAG GAGACTGCGAATCTGCTATCTGCGGAGGAGTAAATTGCATCATAGAACCTTGGAAGTTTGTATCTCTGAGTAAAGCAAACCTTTTATCACCTGACGGAATTAGTAAACCCTTCTCTAAAGATGCAGGTGGCTATGGAAGAGGAGAAGGATGTGGCGTTCTTCTATTAAAGCCACTGGTAAAG GCACAGGAAGAATTCAACAAAATATGGGGCATCATCAGCATCACGGCAATCAACCAGAATGGAAGTTCTGTTGCTCCAGGCATGCGATCATCTCAAGCAGCACAAGAGAAGTTGTTACTTAACATTTATCCAACGTATATTGATCCTTCAGCTGTTCAGTACATTGAAACAAATGGTCTAGGAATCCCTAATGAAGATGCCACTGAAGCAGAGAGCTTAGGCAATGTCATTGGCAGAAAAAGGCCTCCCGATTTGCCCCCTCTCAAGATTGGCTCCGTTAAAGGGAACATTGGGCACACAGAGTCAGCTGCTGGGGCAGCAGGCTTAATCAAAGTTCTTCTCATGATGCACCATGGGAAGATAGTCCCATCCTTGCACTTTTCAGAGAGCACCAGCAGCATAAATACAGGGAAACTGAATCTCTCCATCCCAACAACAGTGGAGAAGTGGGAGGAGCCTGGTGAATATGGCAGAGTTGCTGGGATCAACTGTTTTGGATTTGGGGGCACCAATGCCCATGTGGTTGTCAGACAGTTTAAACAAACCCAGGTTATTTCTCCAGTCCGAAGGCCCGTTGAATTATTTGTCATTTCGGCAGCTTTAAGGAGTTCTCTCAAACGGGCGATAGAAGACACAGCTAGGTACCTTAATACCAGTGAATCAGCGACACTCCCAAATCTGGCCTACACATCTGCTTGTAGAAGAAGTCACATAAACTACAAATACAGAAAAGCGTTTGTGGCATCCTCTCTCCAGCACTTACAGCAACAGCTTAATTCAACTGAAATGGAAACTGTGTCACGGAAAAAGCCTGCAGAATTGATCTTTGTGTTCTCCGGTAATGGTTTGCATTTCAAAGGGATATGTAGAATCCTGCTGAAATCTGAGCCTGTCTTCAGAGACAAATGTATTGAAATCAAGCAATTATTTCAACAGCTTTCACCCACTGGAATTTTGAATTTAACAGAAAGTGGGCACAATGATTTGCCCAGGCCTGAAGTTGCCCAGCCCTTACTCTTTACACTGCAGGTGGCCTTGGTTACACTCCTGCAACACTGGGGCGTTAAGCCAATTGCTGCTGTTGGCCATTCAGTTGGTGAAGTAGCTGCTGCCCATTGTGCTGGCTTGATTTCCCTGGAAGATGCTGTCAAAGTCATCTACCACAGGAGCAGGCTGCAGGCTAAAGTCACTGGAGGCAGAATGCTGGTGGTTGACAACATTCCCGTTGCAGAAGTGTCAGCAGCCCTTGGTGCATATTCAGGGAAAGTCTGCGTTGCAGCGTTTAACAGTCCTTTGTCTTGCACCTTATCAGGAGATGAAGCATCTATCCACGCCATTCATAAAGATTTAGCTGAGCACTTCAGTAAAAGAAACATATTTCTTCATACCTTAGATGGGCCAGCTGCATATCACAGCCACATGATAGAACCAGTACTAACAGAACTCTCAGAAAGCCTATCAGAATTAAAGAAAGGGAAGCCAGAGATTGAGCTAATTTCGACAGCAACAGGGAAGGCCATTTCAGATGGCGATTTTGTTACAGGCACCTACTGGGCCAGACAGGTTCGGGATCCTGTTTCTTTTGCAGAGGCCATAATGACATCAGTAAAAGGCAAGGACAACGTTGCATTTGTGGAAATAGGTCCTCAAAGAGCTTTGCAGAGATACATCGTTGAGACATTAGGGACGCAAACCAGAGTTTTTAATTCTTTGCAAACGGATAGGGAATATGTGACTCTTCTTAATCTAGTGAAAGATCTTTTTGAATTGGGATTGAATGTGAATTGGCAGCATTTTTATGAAGGTTATCAAAGTGTACCATCAGCTTATCCCAGGTATCACTTTGATCATCAGAAACTCATGCTGCATCAGAAAGCAAACAGCAGAGCTGTAAGCTCAAGCCATTCTTTAATTTGCAGTACAAATAAGGATAACTCAGAATTCATTTGTTCTATCTCTGAGGCTCTGAAACCACATTTATATGAGCACAAGAACTACTGTGCTGCATTAATTCCTGTAGCTGTTTTGGTGGAACTTGCTCTGGCAGCCGTGATGACGAGCTCAAGGCCAAAAGTACCCTTAAGTTATTGTCAAATGAATATATTTTTCCCTgcaccatgtgttttaaatgaaaatcTCCATGCTTTGAAGATAAAGGTTGAGCCACAACAAACAGTGTCAAAGTTCAGAATACAATCAGGTTCAGCTAATACAGTTTATGCTTCGGGACAAGTCAGAAAGAACCCTGAAACATCAATTGAAGAAAAGAAGATTTCTTTAAAAGACATTTTTCAGAGGTGTAGATCTGTTGTTAGCGAAGATGAGGTTTATGAAACATTGGCTCAGTCTGGATCCAACTATGATGCTACTTTCAGGCAGCTAAGTAATGTATTTTATTGTGAAGACTTGAAAGAAGCTGTGACAACTGTTACAGTGAAGAGACAAACAGTAGAAGAAATGTACGAGTATTATATCCATCCAGTCCTTTTAGATTGTTTTCTGCAAATGGTAGGTATTCTGGCTGCAGTTACTTCCAATAACAAAGTAGTTTTACCTTCTGGTATAAGTAGTCTTGCAGTTGCTCGCTCATTGGAAGAGGAAatgattatatatttaaaaacaaccaaGTCCACTGACAATTTCTTAGAGTTTTGTGGATGCTTCACAGATAAACAAGGCTCCGTTCTGGTAGAACTGAGATGTGTTCGAATTAATTTGGTACAGGAAATTCccaggaaagaaaatgaattgtTGTTTGAAAATCAGTGGAAGGAAATAACTTCTGATCAAGCAATGCATAATCTGCCCAAAGCACCTCGAGTTGTGGTGTTTGCTGACAAATTTGGAATATCGCAGCAGCTCAAGAATTACTTACATAGCGAGTCTAGATTTGTTGCGTATCAGGAATGGGAGAAATTGTTGGCAGCTAAGAGAACAGATACCTATGCACAAAGTAAGATTAATATGGAACTGCAGGGATATGATGATGTTCTGTTTATGTGGGGCATCCAAAAACTGAACGAAAATTTGCCGGAGAAAGTGGTGAAACATTCAGTAAGATGCTGTGAGGCATTTCGCCAAGTTGTTACTGCATTAAAGGAGAAGAAGTCCCATTGCTCCATTACAGTAATCACTTACAGGACATCAGAAAGGAAAGTAGACCATATAAACACTGGCTTTGGTTTGTACGGCATGGCTCGAACATGTATGGTTGAAGTCCCGGAAATAACGTTTCAGATTATTGACATCAGCTCTACAAATGCAATAGATATCTCGGCCTTAGCTGATGTTTTAGTAAAATATAAAGCACAGGATTATCCAGAAGTCTGGATTGATGAGGGACGAATTTATAGTTCTGAAATTAGGCGCACACAGATTGAACCCACAGCCTTCAATACACCTTCCCACCCACTTCAGAACTCAGACTTCTGCATTTTGTATACAGGAGATCCATACTGTATGAATGATCTGTCAGTTAAAGTTGCCAACTCACGTACTCAACTTGGCAACCACAGTGTTGAAGTTCAACTTGAAAAAATAAGCATCCACTCAGAAGACTATTTCCCTGTTAGCGTGTCCAGCTGCAAGTTTGGGAAAACGTTGTATTGGAATTCAGATACTATAGATAAACACAAGCTATTAGCTCTAGACTTTACTGGCACTGTAACAGCAATAGGCAGTGAGGTGAAAAAGGTAAAAGTGGGAGATCATATTGCTTCATGTTATCCGGTTTCTGCAGCGTCAAGAATTAATATTCCAGAAACAGTTTGTTTCAGCACTCAAAAATTTCCATGTTTCAGAAATATACCATGCACTTCGTTCTTCTGGGTAGCAAGGGAGATTTTTCATCAAATGCTGCCAGTGCCAAAGCATAATGAAATATTAGGTATTGTTTGCACTGAGCCCGAGTCAGTTTTGTGCAAAGTGCTTACTTTTTCAGCTCAGGAATTAGGTTGGAAAATAATAGTTACAAACCATACAACTGGTCTATGGCAACGTGTTAATCAGTGCAATGCCCTTATTTTTCTACCTCCACTAAACGGACTATTTAAAGAGGGCCTAAGCTGTCTTTTCCATCTCCGAGATGTTGTACTGGTTTATGGCAATGAACAACCAGAATGTTTGAGGTATCTGGCTGGGAGTGATCATGAAAATATCCATATTCACACTGTCAGTCTTATCCGCATTTTCCAGAAAGCATATCTGATACGATCTCAGAAGGAGATGTATTGTTGGCTGAAGTCATTGAATATGAAACAATTAAAAGATATCGCATATTTCATTTTTCAGCAAGCAGGAAAGGATCTGAGGCCTGAGGTTGCCGCATCCTATTTCAACTGCAAGAATGTCCCAGTTGCAGTACTAAAAAGTGATGGGGAAGACAGCAAGATATCAGATATACCCGAGACTGAAACAGACAGGAGAATGTTTAAGCAGAATGCAGTTTATATAGTCGCAGATGAATTCACTAGGCTTGGCTTAGAAACTGTAAAATTTGTAGCTCAGAATGGAGGCAGGTGCATTGTGCTGCTTTCACAGAGGAATCCAAGCACTGAGgagcaaaaagaaataaatgctcTCCAGGATCACTGTGAAGGGAGCAGAATAGTCAACTTGCAGTCTAACATTGTTTGCAGTTCAGAGGTTGAGAAAGCTATCAAGTCGATCAGTAAATTTTTCCCAAACTCTCCTGTTAAAGGTGTATTCCACAGTGCTATGGCTTTACATGATGGGCTCCTTGAAACCCTCAACGTGTCAAACTTTGAGGAAGTTTTAAATCCAAAGGTAGCAGGGGTAATCAATCTTCATCGTGCCACGCAAGGCAGGGAGCTTGACCACTTTGTATGTTATTCTTCTATTTCATCGTTTCTTGGAAACGCAACACAGTCCAACTACGCAGCTGCCAATTCCTTCCTGGATCTCTTCTGTCATTACAGGAGAAACAGTGGCCTTCCAGCGCAGTCCATTAACTGGGGTGCTTTAAATCTCGGAGCCTTGCAAGATCAACAACACTATCAAAATTATAGGTTACAAACGAAAGGAATAGAGGATCTGCAAGTGAACGAGATTCATGAATATCTAAAAAGAAGCTTAATTCTGGATCAACCTCAGCAAGCTGTGTTAAAATTGAATTTTCAAACTTTAGCTGATCATGTTTTATCTCAAAATTTGTCGTTGAAGAGTCGTTTTTATGAACTTGTTTCTGAAGAGACAGGTAGTAATCCTGAGCTTGCTGGTGAAGCTGGATTCAAAAACTACTCTCTAAATGAGCCTGTAGATTATGCAATCGCACTTTTGAAAAGCCTGGCTAAAACAATCCCTGTTGATCTTTCAATGCATACGCCACTTTCATCATTGGGTGTAGACTCTACATTAGCCTTTACTCTACAGAATCGTATCTTTACGGAAAGGAGAGTGGAAATACCTCTCACGAAACTACTTGATCCTCAGTCCACTGTGTCAACTTTAATCTTATACTTGAAAGAAAATTCTGACACAACCGATTCTCATGGAGCTGAAGGTACTGATGTTGGAAGCTGGTTGTAG